The sequence TCCTAGGATTCTCCGATTTAGCAATTGCTAAGCTTACTGGGGGTTCAGAGGAAACGGTACGAACTATGCGTATGGACTCAGGGATTATTCCTGTCTATAAGACCGTTGATACCTGTGCAGCAGAATTTGCTTCTTCAACCCCTTATTACTATTCAAGCTATGAGGAAGAAGATGAGGGCAAGATAAGTAATGGTACTAAAGTGGTCGTCTTAGGTTCAGGGCCGATACGAATTGGGCAAGGGATTGAGTTTGACTATTGCTCTGTTCATGCACTGTCTGCTTTGCAAGAAGCGGGTGTTGAAGCTATTATGATCAATAATAATCCGGAAACCGTGTCTACTGATTTTGACATTGCCGATAAGCTTTACTTTGAGCCGTTGACCATGGAGGATGTACTGCATGTCCTGAATAAAGAAAAAGCGGATGGAGTTTTAGTTCAATTTGGTGGACAGACGGCTATCAATTTGGCTGGACGATTAAAGCTTGCCGGAGTTCAAGTGCTAGGAACCCCTGTTGATGCCATTGATATGGCCGAGGATCGAGAACGTTTTGCTGAGCTTTTGTGTCGTTTAGGTATTCCACAATCTGAAGGACGAAGTGTTACTTCGGTTAGTCAGGCCAAAAAAGTTGCTGAGGAACTGGAATTTCCGATGATCGTCAGGCCGTCCTATGTTATTGGAGGTCGGGCTATGCAAGTAGTCGAAAATCTGGATCAATTAGAAGATTACTTAAGACGGGCAATTCACCTCTCTCCGGAACATCCAATCCTCGTGGATCGGTATTTAGACGGCAAAGAAGTAGAAGTCGATGCAGTGTCAGACGGTGAGACAACTGTGATAGCCGGCATTATGGAGCATATCGAACGGGCGGGTGTCCATTCAGGGGATAGCTTAGCAGTTTATCCACCCCAGAGCTTGACGCCTTCTGAAATAGATCAAATTCAGGATTTCACCTGTCGTTTGGCGGAGGGAGTCGGAATTAAAGGACTTATTAATATTCAATTTGTTGTTGTACGCGGCAAAGTATATGTCTTAGAAGTAAACCCTAGAGCAAGCAGGACAGTACCGATTCTTTCTAAAGTAACCGGAATTCCGTTAGTCAATTTAGCGGTTCAAGTTTCTCTCGGCAAGACCTTAAAGGAAATGGGGTATACCCATGGCCTTGCTCCAGAAGTGCCCTTTGTAGTCGTTAAAGCCCCAGTCTTTTCTTTTGAAAAGTTGACGAAAGTCGAAACTTCTCTGGGCCCGGAAATGAAATCTACCGGAGAGGTTATGGGAATGGATACACAATTTGGTCATGCCCTGGCGAAGGCTTTTGCTGCCTCTCGGATTCTTCTGCCCAAGGACGGAAATATTTTAGTCTCTGTAGCAGAAAAGGATCGCCCTGAGGCAATTACTCTCGCTCGCCAATTGGCTCAGCTAGGGTTTGGAGTTAAAGGGACTGGGGATACTGCTAAAGCGTTAGCCCTGTGTGGAGTAAAAGTGGAAGTGGTGAATGAATCGAGTGAGGCTCTTCAAGAAGCAGTCCGCCAGAGAGAATTCTCCTTCATCTTAAGCACTTCTACCCAAGGAGCACCGGAAAGAACCGGTTATCTCTTAAGGAGATTAGCGGCTGAACACGGAGTACCCTGTTTCTCATCAATGGACACAGCCAAAGCAGTGGTTCGTGCACTCCAAGAGATTCGCAGTAATACGGTGCCTCAAGTACTTTCGTTACAGGAGTATTTGGAGATTTAAAATGAAAAGTACAGGTCAATGAGCGCTAGCTCATTGACCTGTACTTTTTCTTGATTTTCTTCTTTCTGGAATTTGGGGCCATTTCAGTAATGGCCTTAACCGGTTATAGACCCAACGTGATTCCTTCGTTAACAGAGGTCCCAGAATGGCGAGGATGAGAACATACAAGGCAGCAAATGGTTGCAAGGCAGCTAATAATCCGCCAGATTTTGCAAGGGTAGCTAAAATGATAGAGAATTCACCTCTCGAAATAATTGATAAACCAATGTTTAGAGAGGCTTTGTGTGATAGACGTGCTTTTCTTCCCGCCCAAACACCAGAGACAACATTTCCTAAGAGGGTTAAAATAACAGCAATGACCGCCGGCCAAACGGCCCCACCCAAAGCAAAGGGGTCAATGCTTAGACCAAAACTAAAGAAGAAAAGGGCCCCAAAGAAATCTCTGAATGAAACAATTAAATGCTCTATGCGTTCGGAGTGTTCCGTTTCTGCCAGCACAAGACCGATGAGCAAGGCTCCTATGGCTTCAGCAATGTGCAGAGTTTCAGAAAAACCAGCTACCAAAACTAAGATAGCGAAAACTACAAGCATAAAGGTTTCATCTGAAGGAATGTCCAACCAACGGTCTAGCTTGGGAACTAACTTGTGCCCCAAAAACAAAAAACCACCTATAAATAAAAGAGCCATCAATGCACTAAGTATTATATCCGAAATAGAAGTGGATCCAGCAAGAACTAGTCCGGAAACAACCGAGAAATAAATAGCCACAAAGACATCTTGAAACATCATCAACCCTAAAATTATCTCAGTTTCATCATTGGCTGCTCTCTTTAAATCAACAATGACTTTTGCCACAATTGCGCTGGAGGAAATAGTCATAATACCTGCTACAACAAGTATTTCCTTAAGTGGCCAACCCAGAAGTAAAGGAAATATTATAGCTATGGACAAATTTATAACCATATAAATTGTTCCGCTTCTGATGATAGAAGGGCCAGCTGTTAAAAGACGTTTTATGGAAAACTCCAACCCAAGGGAAAACAGAAGGAACAAAACCCCTAAACGTCCCATGAACTCAATTAATGAAGCACTCTGGATAAATCTAAAGTCTAAAGGACCGATGTGGGGTGCCTGTGGGCCAACGATCATCCCTGTCAGAATTAGAATTGGTACGATAGAAATTCGGAGTTTACCGGCTAGAAGTCCTGCGCCTGCAATTAAAGCAAGAGCTAAGCCAATCTCCAGTATTAAGTGCTCCATTATTTTACACTCCCGTGTAATAATAGATGTTTACAGGCTTTAACTTGGTTTTTATCACCTATAATCACTACTGTAGAGCCATCTCGGAATGAGGCCTCGGGACCAGGATTGACGGTTTTATTCTGATCATGGTCAACTATCGCAATAATCGTTCCTCCAGTAACTTGCCGAACACACAAATCTTTAATGGTCTTGCCAATTGCATAGGCATCCGGTTCAATTTTGTGCCACTCTATAACCATATCCCCTAAGGCAATATCCACAGTCTCTAATGCTTTGGGGCGATATGTCATCCCCCCGAGTATAGCTGCTATGCACCGTGATTCTTCGTCATCAAGTGTTACCATGGAGATAGAATCATCAGGATCTTCGCGGTAAAAGTGATAAATCTCTCTTCGCCCGTCATCATGTACGACTATGACGATTTTCTCTCCGCTGCGTGCGATAAGTTGAAATTTTTTGCCAATACCAGGTAAATTTGTTTCTTTAATTTGTTTCATAACTATACCTCCATTTGGTTACTTAAAAATGGCGAAGCACCTAATTTATAAATGTAGTAGTCTCAAGATCTGTGATTTTGTATTGATTATGATCACCATTTGTTTCTGCTATCATTAGCCTATACAAATCTGGTTTACATGTCAACTTTGAAATCGGAGAATCAACAAGTATTAGGGAGTAGACTTTAAAAGTGCTTTATAAAGAAAGCCTATCCATTAATTTAAGAAGGGTATTAATTAGAGTTCAAAATCTAGAAATATTATAGTATACTAAAAGTATATTAAAAGCTCCTGCTGGAGTTAATCTCAGTAGGAGCTTTTTACTTGTATAAAACAAATAAGGTTAGTTAAATCAAGGTAGTTCAGTGGAGCTTTGTCCCACACTGTGGGCAATATGCTGTACCAGTATCAGGTTTTCCACAGGAAGGGCAGAACCGTGGATTATCCTCTGTAAGAGAGGGTAAGTGCTCTGACTTTTGCAAGTCGAGCTTAGGTTTGGGGGGATTTGGCCTAGAAGCATCCATTTCCTTAGCATCAGTGATCGATGGATTAAAATTAAGAGTCTGCGATATGGGATCGCTCACCGAGTTATAAAGTTGATTTACTTGCCAAGCTCTTTCCCGCTCATCGTCTTCGATTGAAAGTACCCAAACAATTGCTAATACTACCGTGAATGGACTAATCACAAAGTAGACTAATCCAGCGGTTCCAGGGGAAATTCTATTAAGGATTTCAATGGCGATTTCAATTAAAAAAACTGTCCCCAAATATCCCCAGAGAGTACCCATGTGACTGCGAAAGAAACTCCAACTTCGGGAAAGTGCTTTTGGAAAACTTAACTCTGGGTGAGCAAGAAGGTAAATACCTGAGGAAATAATCCAGGGCAATGTAAAAAGACCTATAACTAGTAGGAATAGAGCATAAGCAATAAGGAAACTCACGAGGGCCCATTCCGACTGCCTTAAGACAAAGACGGCGACCAACCCGGAGACTACAATTAACAACTGGATCAAAAAGACAAAAGCTTGCCAACCGAGGATGCGGAAGAAACCTCTAAAACGGAAATCTCTAAAGCTTACTTTCTCACGATAAGCTTTCATAGTTAAGTTAGATATCCCGGTATAAAAAGTTGCACCAACCAACCAAATTACAATCAGGATAAATAAAAGAGAGCCTACAATACTCTCGATAAACGGAATAAAACGAGAGAAATTTTCAATGCCTCCAAAGTAGGAAAACGGCAGTTCGAATGGTGGGCTAAAAGGATCAGTAAAAGGATTTGTGAAAGGATCGATAAAAGATTCAGTAAAAGGGTCTGCAACAGGGGGCATCCCGGGAACAGGCATTCCTGCAGAATAGGAATACGCTCCTTGGAAATTATGAATGTTAGGAAAAACCCAGTTCAAATGGTTTAGTATCCCAAAGGATACTGCAATCAAAAGGACTAGGAAGGCTCCTGCTAAAATGAGTGTCCAGCCATACAAGGGAAGTGCTTCTCGCTTAAACGTTACCCATGCTGATTTCATGCGGTCTGGCCAAATCATATATCATTCCTCCAAAATAAACAAATAAATGCGTAAGATTTAATATCTTCGCGCTAATAGCTTGTATATCCTGCCTAAAACTATACGGTATCTATGAAAGAATGAAAATCTAATTTTGGCTATTGAATTATTATACATTAAAGTGTATAATAATTCACATCAAAGGAGTGGGTATAATGAATACAATTGATAAATCAATATTTAAAGGACGAGACTTTATTTCCCTACATGATTTTAGTCAAGATGAATTAAGCTTTATCTTAGACGTAGCTAAAGACATTAAAGCGGATCAAAAAGCCGGACGCCCTCATCCGATTCTTCAGGGCAAGACCCTGGGCATGGTTTTTACAAAGTCATCTACGCGTACTCGCGTTTCTTTTGAGGTCGGTATGTATCAGCTTGGAGGGCATGCTCTCTTTCTAAGCGGACGAGATATTCAACTGGGCAGAGGAGAGCCTATCTCAGATACAGCTCGTGTACTTTCCCGGATGGTTGACGGGATTATGATTCGGACCTTCAGCCATCAAGAAGTCTTAGAATTGGCTGAATTCTCTTCAATTCCAATTATTAATGGACTCACAGATTTGCTTCACCCTTGCCAGGTCTTAGCGGATCTCATGACGATACAGGAGCATAAAGGTCGCCTAGCCGGATTAAAACTTGCTTATGTAGGCGATGGAAATAATATGGCTCATTCCCTGATGTTTGGCGGCGCAAAAATGGGGTTACATGTTGTTATTGCTGCTCCACAGGGTTACAAGCCGGATTCCGGGATTATTGCCCTGGCCCAGGCTGATGCCAAAGCCAACGGTGGTTTAGTAGAAGTGGTAGATGATCCAGCAGAGGCAGTAAAAGGTGCTGATGTTCTATACACAGACGTTTGGGCAAGTATGGGTCAAGAGGCTGAGTCCAAGGTGCGTATGGCAGCTTTCCAAGGTTATCAGATCAATTCTGACTCCCTGAAATTGGCTAACCAATCAGCCATTGTTTTACATTGTCTGCCTGCTCATCGTGGAGAAGAGATTACGGAGGATGTCATTGAAGGCCCGCAATCCGTTGTCTTTGATGAAGCTGAAAATCGTCTTCACGCTCAGAAAGCCGTTATGGCACTAGTTATGGCTTGATGAATTATATATGGTGGTGTATTTTTAAGACTTGCGTGTAATCTGAAAAGTATAGTAGTATACTATACACAATAAATACCCAGTACTGCTGTCTTAGCAAACTGTATAAGTGCTAATCTGGAGGCTAAATAAAAGGCCTCCATTGGCGATGTTGCCTTGGTATAATATTACTTTCGATGGTGCATATCCGTCTGATACCTAGGCATCCGAAGTTGGTCAGGTCTTGAAAACTGGATAAAGAGGGAGATTGGAAATGAAAAAAGTTGTTTTAGCATATTCTGGTGGGCTGGACACCTCAATTATTATTCCTTGGCTTAAAGAGACCTATGGTTATGAAGTAATCGCTATGGTTGCAGACCTTGGACAAGGGGAAGAGCTGGCGCCCTTACAGGAAAAGGCGATAAAAAGTGGTGCGAGCAAACTATATATAGAAGATCTGCGACAGGAATTTCTTACAGAGTTTGTTTTCCCGACCCTTAAGGCTGGAGCAGTTTATGAAGGAAGCTATCTCTTAGGAACTTCCTTTGCGCGGCCGTTGATTGCCCGTCGTTTAGTGGAAATTGCGGAAAAGGAAGGCGCAGTAGCAATTGCTCATGGTGCAACGGGAAAAGGTAATGACCAGGTTCGCTTTGAACTGAGTGTCAAAGCACTAAATCCGGACTTAGAGATCATTGCGCCTTGGCGTTTATGGAATCTAAAGTCCCGTGAAGATTGCATTGACTATGCTCAAGCTCGTGGAATCCCTGTTCCTGTCACAAAAGATCGTCCTTATAGTATGGATCGAAATATTTGGCATTTAAGTCATGAGGGAGGGGATTTGGAAAATCCCTGGAATGAACCCCAACGTGATCTATATCTACTGGGAGTATCTCCAGAAGATGCCCCAGATGAGCCAACCTACTTAGAATTAGGGTTTGAACAAGGAGTACCGACATCCTTGAATGGTGAGAAAATTGCTCCGGTTGCTTTACTGGAAACGCTAAATGAACTAGGCGGGAAAAACGGAGTCGGAATTGTAGATATGGTTGAAAACCGACTCGTAGGAATGAAATCCCGTGGTGTTTATGAGACCCCGGGCGGAACCATTCTCTACATGGCTCACCAGGCCTTAGAACGGCTTACTCTTGATCGTTTAACCCTTCACTATAAAGAACAGATTGCCTTAAAATATGCGGAAATTGTTTATGATGGAGTATGGTATTCTCCCTTGCGAGAAGCCTTAGATGCATTCGTTAATGTAACCCAGAAAAACGCGACAGGTACTGTGCGGGTCAAATTATACAAAGGAAATTGCAGCTTAGCAGGCGTTAAGTCACCTTATTCTCTCTATAATGAAGCTTTTGCTACCTTTGGAGAAGACGGCGTCTATGATCAAAAAGACGCTGGAGGCTTCATCAATCTCTTCGGATTGCCTCTCAAGGTAAGAGCTTTGATGGAAAAGGAATCAGGGTTGCGTAAATAAGGAGAAGAAAAGCGCCGGCACCCGGCGCTTTCTTTTCGTAGTCAGATTAACCATAGACTATCGATGATGAAAGGGAGATGCAACGTGAAGCTTTGGGGTGGACGTTTTGAAAAAGGCACTGAGGGATTAGTGGAGGATTTCCACTCTTCCATTCGTTTCGATCAACGACTGTACAAACAAGATATCCAAGGGAGCATAGCTCATGCTCGGATGCTTGGAAAGGTAGGAGTCATTTCTGAGGCGGAAGCAACACAATTAATCGAGGGATTAAACGGGATTCTAAAAGATGTTCAAGCCGGAACAGTGGAATTCGAAATTGGCGCAGAAGATATACATATGAATGTGGAAAAGCTATTAACGGAGCGAATCGGACCTGTAGGAAAAAAGCTGCACACGGGACGGAGTCGGAATGACCAGGTTGCTTTGGATTTGAGACTTTTTTTGAAAAGTGAGATTGACCAAACAAAGTCTTTATTAGCTCAGTTAACACAAACTCTGCTCAAGCTATCCGAAGAGCATCTAGAAACATGGATGCCGGGATATACTCATCTACAAAAGGCACAGCCAATTACTCTGGCCCACCATTTAATGGCGTATGTTCAAATGTTTTTGCGAGATCTTGGACGACTTAAAGATACTCGAAAGCGGCTAAACATATCGCCACTTGGTTCAGGAGCTATGGCAGGAACGACCTTTCCTCTTGATCGAGAGCAAGTAGCTGTAGAACTTGGATTGGATGGAGTTACATTAAACAGTCTTGATGGAGTTAGCGACCGAGATTTTGCTTTAGAATTTCTGGCTAATGCGTCCATTCTTATGATGCATTTAAGCAGATTGTGTGAGGAGCTCGTCATTTGGTCCAGCGGAGAATTCCAGTTTATCTCGATGGATGATGGATACTCAACAGGGTCTAGCATCATGCCCCAAAAGAAAAACCCAGATGTTGCTGA comes from Desulfosporosinus meridiei DSM 13257 and encodes:
- the carB gene encoding carbamoyl-phosphate synthase large subunit — protein: MPLNPAWKKVLVIGSGPIVIGQAAEFDYAGTQACRALREVGLEVVLVNSNPATIMTDVQTADITYIEPLLPEVLERIISKEHPDALLPTLGGQTGLNLAMELEREGILERYGVDLIGCNSETIYKAEDRDAFKETMVLLREPVAESVIVNSLEEGEAFARKQGFPLIVRPAYTLGGTGGGIVKTSKQLEEILQKGLQASPIGQCLLERSVAGWKEIEYEVMRDAADNCITICNMENIDPVGIHTGDSIVVAPSQTLTDVEYQMLRASSLKIIRALGVNGGCNVQFALNPVSREYVVIEVNPRVSRSSALASKATGYPIAKMAALLSVGYTLPELTNPVTGHTSACFEPALDYVVVKFPRWPFDKFPAADHRLGTQMKATGEVMAMERTLEAALLKATRSLEVGTVGLRIKASGGWTEMEIEDKLTSADHERFFAIPEAFRRDWTILEVQMLTQIDPFYLYKIKELVLLEQRLQNEPLTTELLSLAKVLGFSDLAIAKLTGGSEETVRTMRMDSGIIPVYKTVDTCAAEFASSTPYYYSSYEEEDEGKISNGTKVVVLGSGPIRIGQGIEFDYCSVHALSALQEAGVEAIMINNNPETVSTDFDIADKLYFEPLTMEDVLHVLNKEKADGVLVQFGGQTAINLAGRLKLAGVQVLGTPVDAIDMAEDRERFAELLCRLGIPQSEGRSVTSVSQAKKVAEELEFPMIVRPSYVIGGRAMQVVENLDQLEDYLRRAIHLSPEHPILVDRYLDGKEVEVDAVSDGETTVIAGIMEHIERAGVHSGDSLAVYPPQSLTPSEIDQIQDFTCRLAEGVGIKGLINIQFVVVRGKVYVLEVNPRASRTVPILSKVTGIPLVNLAVQVSLGKTLKEMGYTHGLAPEVPFVVVKAPVFSFEKLTKVETSLGPEMKSTGEVMGMDTQFGHALAKAFAASRILLPKDGNILVSVAEKDRPEAITLARQLAQLGFGVKGTGDTAKALALCGVKVEVVNESSEALQEAVRQREFSFILSTSTQGAPERTGYLLRRLAAEHGVPCFSSMDTAKAVVRALQEIRSNTVPQVLSLQEYLEI
- a CDS encoding cation:proton antiporter, whose protein sequence is MEHLILEIGLALALIAGAGLLAGKLRISIVPILILTGMIVGPQAPHIGPLDFRFIQSASLIEFMGRLGVLFLLFSLGLEFSIKRLLTAGPSIIRSGTIYMVINLSIAIIFPLLLGWPLKEILVVAGIMTISSSAIVAKVIVDLKRAANDETEIILGLMMFQDVFVAIYFSVVSGLVLAGSTSISDIILSALMALLFIGGFLFLGHKLVPKLDRWLDIPSDETFMLVVFAILVLVAGFSETLHIAEAIGALLIGLVLAETEHSERIEHLIVSFRDFFGALFFFSFGLSIDPFALGGAVWPAVIAVILTLLGNVVSGVWAGRKARLSHKASLNIGLSIISRGEFSIILATLAKSGGLLAALQPFAALYVLILAILGPLLTKESRWVYNRLRPLLKWPQIPERRKSRKSTGQ
- a CDS encoding cation:proton antiporter regulatory subunit, encoding MKQIKETNLPGIGKKFQLIARSGEKIVIVVHDDGRREIYHFYREDPDDSISMVTLDDEESRCIAAILGGMTYRPKALETVDIALGDMVIEWHKIEPDAYAIGKTIKDLCVRQVTGGTIIAIVDHDQNKTVNPGPEASFRDGSTVVIIGDKNQVKACKHLLLHGSVK
- a CDS encoding zinc ribbon domain-containing protein encodes the protein MIWPDRMKSAWVTFKREALPLYGWTLILAGAFLVLLIAVSFGILNHLNWVFPNIHNFQGAYSYSAGMPVPGMPPVADPFTESFIDPFTNPFTDPFSPPFELPFSYFGGIENFSRFIPFIESIVGSLLFILIVIWLVGATFYTGISNLTMKAYREKVSFRDFRFRGFFRILGWQAFVFLIQLLIVVSGLVAVFVLRQSEWALVSFLIAYALFLLVIGLFTLPWIISSGIYLLAHPELSFPKALSRSWSFFRSHMGTLWGYLGTVFLIEIAIEILNRISPGTAGLVYFVISPFTVVLAIVWVLSIEDDERERAWQVNQLYNSVSDPISQTLNFNPSITDAKEMDASRPNPPKPKLDLQKSEHLPSLTEDNPRFCPSCGKPDTGTAYCPQCGTKLH
- the argF gene encoding ornithine carbamoyltransferase, with the translated sequence MNTIDKSIFKGRDFISLHDFSQDELSFILDVAKDIKADQKAGRPHPILQGKTLGMVFTKSSTRTRVSFEVGMYQLGGHALFLSGRDIQLGRGEPISDTARVLSRMVDGIMIRTFSHQEVLELAEFSSIPIINGLTDLLHPCQVLADLMTIQEHKGRLAGLKLAYVGDGNNMAHSLMFGGAKMGLHVVIAAPQGYKPDSGIIALAQADAKANGGLVEVVDDPAEAVKGADVLYTDVWASMGQEAESKVRMAAFQGYQINSDSLKLANQSAIVLHCLPAHRGEEITEDVIEGPQSVVFDEAENRLHAQKAVMALVMA
- a CDS encoding argininosuccinate synthase; amino-acid sequence: MKKVVLAYSGGLDTSIIIPWLKETYGYEVIAMVADLGQGEELAPLQEKAIKSGASKLYIEDLRQEFLTEFVFPTLKAGAVYEGSYLLGTSFARPLIARRLVEIAEKEGAVAIAHGATGKGNDQVRFELSVKALNPDLEIIAPWRLWNLKSREDCIDYAQARGIPVPVTKDRPYSMDRNIWHLSHEGGDLENPWNEPQRDLYLLGVSPEDAPDEPTYLELGFEQGVPTSLNGEKIAPVALLETLNELGGKNGVGIVDMVENRLVGMKSRGVYETPGGTILYMAHQALERLTLDRLTLHYKEQIALKYAEIVYDGVWYSPLREALDAFVNVTQKNATGTVRVKLYKGNCSLAGVKSPYSLYNEAFATFGEDGVYDQKDAGGFINLFGLPLKVRALMEKESGLRK
- the argH gene encoding argininosuccinate lyase, which produces MKLWGGRFEKGTEGLVEDFHSSIRFDQRLYKQDIQGSIAHARMLGKVGVISEAEATQLIEGLNGILKDVQAGTVEFEIGAEDIHMNVEKLLTERIGPVGKKLHTGRSRNDQVALDLRLFLKSEIDQTKSLLAQLTQTLLKLSEEHLETWMPGYTHLQKAQPITLAHHLMAYVQMFLRDLGRLKDTRKRLNISPLGSGAMAGTTFPLDREQVAVELGLDGVTLNSLDGVSDRDFALEFLANASILMMHLSRLCEELVIWSSGEFQFISMDDGYSTGSSIMPQKKNPDVAELVRGKTGRVYGDLMALLTVMKGLPLAYNKDMQEDKEAVFDAVDTIQKCLLVVEPMLRTMQVHRDIMAFGAKGGFTNATDLADYMAKKGVPFREAHEFVGRIVLHCSKEGLGLEDLSLSDYQAISPIFEEDLFSSIGIEHCVRARKITGGPSPETVFEGIRLSRQALDELLW